A stretch of the Microcoleus sp. FACHB-672 genome encodes the following:
- a CDS encoding tetratricopeptide repeat protein: MNARTFAHRQNRTQAHCRTTVQGIQVVCEKEHQLAEKRQQMQQPSINPLESTTEPMLISSQQEQELLIRRSQAKEAAQRGQYTEAIEILSKLISCHPESASEYNNRGLIYFQSGQMDEAIADYNKAIQLNPGLASAYNNRANYYAAQQKLAAAVVNYGKAIDLNPVYIRAWINRGITFRDLGMYEQAIENFDCALRLGTLKANIWAERGRTYHLMGDWNLAMADYGRALNQLRSVNVGQVEGASRLQQRVESWLDDLLKPLSA, translated from the coding sequence ATGAACGCTCGCACTTTTGCACACCGCCAAAACAGAACTCAAGCCCACTGCCGCACGACTGTTCAAGGGATACAGGTGGTATGCGAGAAGGAGCACCAATTGGCTGAGAAACGTCAGCAAATGCAGCAGCCAAGCATTAACCCCCTAGAATCTACCACTGAGCCGATGCTTATCTCAAGCCAGCAAGAGCAAGAGTTACTCATTCGTCGCAGCCAAGCGAAAGAGGCAGCTCAACGAGGACAATATACTGAGGCAATTGAGATCCTCAGCAAACTGATTTCCTGCCATCCTGAAAGTGCGAGCGAATACAACAATCGCGGGTTAATTTATTTCCAAAGTGGCCAGATGGACGAGGCGATTGCGGATTACAACAAGGCAATTCAACTCAATCCGGGATTAGCCAGCGCCTACAACAATCGAGCCAATTATTACGCGGCGCAACAGAAACTGGCGGCGGCGGTTGTTAACTATGGCAAGGCTATCGATCTCAACCCGGTTTATATTCGCGCCTGGATTAACCGAGGCATTACCTTCAGAGACTTGGGAATGTATGAACAAGCCATTGAGAATTTTGACTGTGCTTTGCGCTTGGGGACGTTGAAAGCTAATATCTGGGCTGAAAGAGGCCGCACTTATCACTTAATGGGTGATTGGAACTTAGCAATGGCCGACTATGGGCGTGCCTTGAACCAATTGCGCTCAGTGAATGTGGGACAAGTAGAAGGTGCAAGCCGGCTGCAGCAGCGTGTAGAAAGCTGGCTCGATGATCTCCTCAAGCCCTTAAGCGCGTAA
- the ndk gene encoding nucleoside-diphosphate kinase: protein MERTFLAIKPDGVQRALIGEIISRYEAKGFTLVGLKLMKVSRELAEQHYGEHKEKPFFAGLVDFITSGPVVAMVWEGKGVVASARKIIGATNPLNSEPGTIRGDYGVDIGRNIIHGSDAVETAQREISLWFKEEELAHWEPTLTKWIYE, encoded by the coding sequence TTGGAGAGGACATTTTTAGCAATTAAGCCAGATGGCGTTCAACGCGCTCTGATCGGCGAGATCATTAGTCGCTATGAAGCAAAAGGCTTTACCCTAGTCGGCTTGAAGTTGATGAAGGTCAGCCGCGAACTAGCCGAACAGCACTATGGCGAGCATAAAGAAAAACCTTTTTTCGCTGGGCTGGTAGATTTTATTACCTCTGGCCCAGTTGTCGCGATGGTCTGGGAAGGTAAGGGAGTTGTCGCCTCAGCGCGGAAAATTATTGGCGCTACCAACCCCCTCAACTCAGAACCGGGCACCATACGTGGTGATTATGGGGTTGATATTGGCCGCAATATCATTCATGGCTCTGACGCCGTAGAAACTGCCCAAAGAGAAATTAGCCTCTGGTTTAAAGAAGAGGAATTAGCCCATTGGGAACCCACCCTTACCAAGTGGATCTACGAATAG
- the psaM gene encoding photosystem I reaction center subunit XII, whose protein sequence is MSLSDTQVLAALVVALIPGILAFRLATELYK, encoded by the coding sequence ATGTCTCTATCAGACACACAAGTCTTAGCCGCTCTTGTCGTAGCCTTGATTCCAGGCATTCTAGCCTTCCGGCTGGCAACAGAACTTTACAAATAA
- a CDS encoding nuclear transport factor 2 family protein, with the protein MHNPLTLLSGISGTSRRHTRTQLISFLAGLAVWCTAGMSATGVRAATPDTAPPELKTLLSNIDEAANRRDIEAVMQFYSQDVSHADGLTYENMRKALSDLWQRYPQLNYRTELQSWQIDGNGIIAETVTVIAGSEKLQDREMSLTATLRSRQRYENQKIVQQEILAERTQLTSGEKPPTVKVQLPDQIRAGQEYNFDAIVEEPLGNSLLIGTALEEPIQADSYFNPSTVKLEPLAAGGLFKMGRAPAASDPHWISAVLVHKDGMTLITERIKIVGGSGAAK; encoded by the coding sequence ATGCACAATCCTCTAACTCTACTGTCAGGCATATCTGGGACTTCTCGCCGGCACACCCGAACCCAACTCATCTCGTTTTTAGCCGGTTTAGCCGTTTGGTGCACCGCAGGAATGTCTGCCACAGGTGTGCGGGCGGCAACTCCCGATACTGCGCCTCCAGAGTTGAAAACGCTTCTGTCAAACATTGATGAAGCGGCTAACCGTCGAGATATTGAAGCTGTGATGCAGTTTTACAGTCAGGATGTCAGCCATGCCGACGGTTTAACTTACGAGAATATGAGAAAAGCGTTGAGCGATCTCTGGCAGCGCTATCCCCAGTTAAACTACCGCACGGAACTACAATCTTGGCAAATTGATGGCAATGGAATTATTGCGGAAACAGTCACGGTGATCGCCGGCAGCGAGAAATTGCAAGACAGAGAAATGAGCCTCACAGCCACTTTACGGTCACGGCAGCGCTATGAAAACCAAAAAATTGTTCAGCAAGAGATTTTGGCAGAACGCACTCAGCTAACCTCTGGAGAAAAGCCGCCCACGGTTAAAGTGCAGTTACCCGATCAGATTCGTGCCGGCCAAGAGTATAATTTTGACGCCATTGTTGAAGAACCGTTGGGCAATAGTTTGCTGATCGGAACGGCTTTAGAAGAACCCATCCAAGCAGACAGTTATTTTAATCCTTCAACGGTGAAGTTAGAGCCGCTGGCGGCAGGCGGACTTTTCAAAATGGGGCGAGCACCGGCTGCATCTGATCCTCACTGGATTTCGGCTGTTTTAGTCCATAAAGATGGCATGACTTTGATTACCGAACGCATCAAAATTGTTGGTGGCAGTGGCGCGGCAAAATGA
- a CDS encoding mechanosensitive ion channel family protein: MKHWIVPVALLLIGLITGIISERVLLNKLKGFIARTKLPGNELFIQSLRGITFIWLVVAGVSGAVISLHVNGLISASVFAILQKILSSIFLYSVTIVAARLAAGFVTVLSQKVEGISASLLSNLARIVVFVFGILTILQTIGFSITPILATLGIGGLALALAFQDTLSNLFSGLYLIISRQVRTGDYVKLETGQEGYVIDITWRNTIIKEISNNVIIVPNTKLASAIFTNYHLPAKEITVPIQVGVSYHSDLERVEQVTLEVAQEVMQEVSQCVPDFKPFIRFQTFGEFSIHFTVFLRVNEFFDQNIAKHEFIKRLHKRYQQERIEIPFPSRDVYLKEKPEDS, translated from the coding sequence ATGAAACACTGGATTGTTCCTGTAGCCTTGCTCTTAATCGGCTTGATAACGGGCATAATTTCTGAAAGAGTTCTTCTCAATAAATTAAAAGGATTTATAGCCAGAACGAAGTTGCCGGGAAATGAACTTTTTATTCAATCATTGCGCGGTATTACTTTTATTTGGTTAGTCGTCGCAGGCGTTTCTGGTGCAGTGATTAGCCTCCATGTTAATGGGCTTATTTCGGCAAGCGTTTTCGCAATCCTGCAAAAAATCCTCAGCAGCATTTTCCTGTATTCAGTGACAATCGTCGCAGCCAGACTCGCTGCCGGTTTTGTAACTGTATTGAGCCAAAAAGTAGAAGGAATTTCCGCATCCCTCCTTTCCAACCTCGCCCGAATAGTCGTTTTTGTTTTTGGCATTCTGACGATTCTCCAGACAATAGGATTTTCTATCACACCCATCCTGGCAACTTTGGGGATTGGGGGTTTAGCCCTAGCGTTAGCTTTTCAGGACACGCTATCAAATTTGTTCTCTGGTTTATACCTAATTATCTCTAGACAAGTTAGAACCGGCGATTATGTAAAACTGGAAACTGGGCAAGAAGGCTACGTGATAGATATTACCTGGCGCAATACCATTATTAAAGAAATTTCTAATAATGTGATCATTGTGCCCAATACAAAACTCGCTTCTGCCATCTTTACCAACTATCACCTGCCGGCGAAGGAAATCACAGTTCCGATTCAGGTTGGGGTGAGTTACCATAGCGATCTTGAGCGAGTTGAACAAGTCACTCTCGAAGTTGCCCAAGAAGTCATGCAAGAAGTTTCCCAATGCGTTCCAGACTTTAAACCTTTTATTCGCTTTCAAACTTTTGGAGAATTTAGCATTCATTTTACTGTGTTTCTCAGAGTTAATGAATTTTTCGATCAAAACATTGCCAAACATGAATTTATCAAAAGATTGCACAAACGCTATCAGCAAGAGAGAATCGAAATTCCTTTTCCGAGCAGAGATGTCTATCTAAAAGAGAAGCCGGAAGACTCCTAA
- a CDS encoding chromate transporter, protein MTEPLENQINSQPETETPQYSLWQMIMYTLKLGAIGFGGPVALVGYMHRDLVEDKKWISESDYSEGLALSQLAPGPLAAQLAIYLGYVHYRILGATLVGIAFVVPSFLMVVALGWAYTRYEGIPWMQAVFYGVGSSVIGIIAYSAYRLTTKSIGKDWLLWAIYLVAAAVTIITESEEVLLFLAAGILVWLVKAPPKQWWRGKKLSSFTVLPLIPLFATAPAASSGTLWNILIFFSKAGAFVFGSGLAIVPFLYGGVVKEFGWLNTQQFLDAVAVAMITPGPVVITTGFIGYLVAGFPGACVAALATFLPCYLFTIIPAPYFKKYGKRPDIAAFVDGVTSAAIGAITGAVIVLGRRSLSDIPTVLIAVVTLAILFKFKKKVPEPAIVLAAAVIGLVLQSS, encoded by the coding sequence ATGACTGAACCCTTAGAAAATCAGATAAATTCTCAGCCAGAGACAGAAACTCCCCAGTATTCGCTGTGGCAAATGATTATGTACACACTCAAACTGGGAGCAATTGGCTTTGGTGGGCCGGTTGCCTTAGTGGGATATATGCACCGGGATCTGGTTGAAGATAAGAAATGGATCTCAGAAAGCGACTACAGTGAGGGACTGGCACTGTCTCAACTCGCTCCTGGGCCTTTAGCAGCACAGTTAGCCATCTACCTCGGCTATGTGCATTACCGTATCCTTGGGGCGACCTTGGTGGGAATTGCCTTTGTGGTGCCGTCTTTCCTGATGGTGGTGGCATTAGGCTGGGCTTACACGCGCTATGAGGGCATCCCCTGGATGCAGGCGGTGTTCTATGGGGTAGGATCAAGTGTCATTGGGATTATTGCTTATAGCGCCTACCGGCTCACTACAAAAAGCATTGGGAAAGACTGGTTGCTGTGGGCGATTTATCTGGTTGCAGCGGCTGTCACCATCATTACTGAATCGGAAGAAGTGCTGCTGTTTTTGGCCGCTGGCATCCTAGTTTGGCTGGTGAAAGCTCCTCCTAAGCAATGGTGGCGGGGCAAGAAACTGAGTAGCTTTACGGTATTGCCCCTGATCCCCCTTTTTGCAACAGCGCCGGCAGCCAGTTCGGGAACGCTGTGGAACATCTTAATCTTCTTCAGCAAAGCGGGTGCCTTTGTCTTCGGCAGCGGTTTGGCAATTGTGCCTTTTTTATATGGCGGTGTAGTTAAAGAATTCGGGTGGCTGAACACTCAGCAGTTCCTAGACGCTGTAGCGGTCGCCATGATCACACCAGGGCCGGTGGTGATTACCACCGGCTTTATTGGTTATTTAGTTGCCGGCTTTCCTGGCGCTTGTGTGGCTGCCCTCGCCACTTTTCTTCCTTGCTATTTGTTTACCATCATTCCCGCTCCCTACTTCAAAAAATACGGAAAGCGCCCCGACATTGCCGCCTTTGTTGATGGCGTAACGAGTGCGGCAATTGGGGCGATTACGGGGGCGGTGATTGTGCTGGGCCGGCGTTCGTTGAGCGATATCCCGACTGTTTTAATTGCAGTTGTGACGCTGGCAATCTTGTTCAAATTTAAAAAGAAAGTGCCAGAACCGGCAATCGTGTTAGCGGCTGCTGTAATTGGGCTAGTTCTCCAGTCCAGTTAA
- a CDS encoding TerC family protein, whose amino-acid sequence MLDQFLDFYPNFGIDAFFLLVILVALEAVLSADNAIALASISKGLEDAKMQTQALNVGLVVAFVLRMALILTATWVIKFWQFELLGALYLLWLVFQHFTSDEGEEGEHRGPRFTTVWQAIPTLALTDLAFSLDSVTTAIAVSDQTWLVLTGATIGIVTLRFMAGLFIRWLDEYVYLEDAGYMTVGLVGARLLVKVFRDDFAPPQWLMISVIAGLFIWGFSKRTPASVADAGEAKEKELETSD is encoded by the coding sequence ATGCTGGATCAATTTCTAGACTTTTACCCCAATTTCGGGATAGACGCCTTTTTCCTACTGGTCATTTTGGTGGCCCTAGAGGCGGTGCTGTCCGCAGACAATGCCATCGCCCTGGCATCCATTTCCAAAGGCTTGGAAGATGCCAAGATGCAGACTCAGGCACTGAACGTGGGTTTGGTGGTTGCCTTTGTGCTGCGAATGGCTCTAATTCTCACGGCTACTTGGGTGATCAAGTTCTGGCAGTTTGAACTGCTGGGTGCGCTCTATCTGCTGTGGCTCGTTTTCCAACACTTTACGTCCGATGAGGGCGAGGAGGGAGAACACCGAGGGCCGCGTTTTACCACAGTCTGGCAGGCAATTCCAACGCTTGCTCTGACAGATTTGGCGTTTTCGCTCGATAGTGTCACAACTGCAATTGCGGTATCTGACCAAACTTGGCTGGTTCTCACCGGCGCAACAATCGGGATCGTGACGCTGCGGTTTATGGCCGGGTTATTTATCCGTTGGCTGGATGAATATGTCTACCTTGAGGATGCCGGCTATATGACGGTTGGCTTGGTGGGAGCACGGCTGCTGGTGAAAGTGTTCAGAGACGATTTCGCGCCACCACAGTGGTTGATGATTTCCGTGATCGCCGGATTATTCATCTGGGGATTTTCTAAGCGCACACCGGCGAGTGTGGCAGATGCCGGTGAGGCGAAAGAAAAGGAGCTAGAAACTAGCGACTAG
- a CDS encoding chromate resistance protein ChrB domain-containing protein codes for MKWVVFSYSLPSKSNSSPRVALWRRLRRQGAISLTSGVYVLPARDECIEAFQWLAQEVQQVNGEVLVIHVERFDGLTDSQLIELFRDVRRPEYVEIEARAEELEKILSADTNSENRDPIKDALAKLRKRYAEITRIDFFDCPESTQLASRLTQIERVLSSTNSLPKAIVPAAIAQYQDKHWVTRPRPYVDRIACAWLIRRFINANAMIRYSLQPTPEEVAFDMQGAEFGHTGNLCSFETMVFRFGLEKPSVRTLAEIVHELDLRDGLYIHPETAGIEAAIRGWVLLGLSDAKLELRGLELFDGLDAVLSRNK; via the coding sequence ATGAAATGGGTTGTCTTTTCTTACTCTCTGCCATCCAAATCAAACTCTAGCCCACGAGTTGCCCTGTGGCGTCGTCTGCGCCGGCAGGGTGCAATCTCTTTGACGAGTGGAGTTTATGTTTTACCGGCACGCGATGAATGTATCGAAGCTTTTCAGTGGCTTGCTCAAGAGGTGCAGCAAGTAAACGGGGAGGTTCTGGTTATTCATGTTGAGCGATTTGACGGATTAACTGACTCGCAGTTAATTGAACTTTTTCGGGATGTTCGCCGGCCAGAATATGTAGAAATTGAGGCTCGAGCTGAAGAATTGGAGAAGATTCTCAGCGCAGACACAAACTCGGAAAATCGAGATCCAATCAAAGACGCACTCGCAAAGCTGCGTAAACGCTATGCAGAAATCACAAGAATTGACTTTTTCGACTGTCCAGAAAGCACGCAATTAGCATCACGACTGACACAAATCGAGCGGGTACTTTCTTCAACCAACTCTTTACCTAAAGCAATTGTGCCGGCTGCCATTGCCCAATATCAAGATAAACACTGGGTGACTCGTCCGCGTCCTTATGTAGATCGCATTGCCTGCGCTTGGTTAATCCGCCGGTTTATTAACGCCAACGCTATGATTCGCTACTCACTCCAGCCGACTCCAGAAGAGGTGGCATTTGATATGCAAGGAGCAGAGTTTGGTCACACCGGCAACCTCTGCTCTTTCGAGACAATGGTATTCAGATTTGGCTTGGAAAAACCAAGTGTGCGAACGCTTGCAGAGATTGTCCACGAACTTGACTTGCGCGATGGATTGTATATACATCCTGAGACAGCAGGAATTGAAGCAGCTATCCGAGGGTGGGTACTTTTGGGGCTTTCTGACGCTAAGCTGGAATTGCGCGGACTCGAACTTTTTGACGGACTTGACGCTGTACTTTCCAGAAATAAGTAA
- the lepB gene encoding signal peptidase I translates to MKPSKLKQPAKRENKEPWLAVNLSLFFPGIGQLYAGKLLKGIIFIVIQVTLILIAAWSIFSPTGNTVAGISFLAFMVVIYILNLFDAHNSIKKNKPQKANKVSVKQSPTYSSFTLHRSSAIKDLWFAVFLSQILPGIGHLYIEKIFLGGIFLISIIIFSNLSVFFWPLRAVTAIISATACYHVYLVYPKKSRKSRQLIKQVVIAIIIFKLTAAFLPILIEQQVEKFTIPSNSMLPTLQPGDKIFVHQSNNYSPEQGDLIVFNPPQENRYSEANKNEFFVKRVIGKPGETVQISNGVVYINNQPLKEDYIAESAAYQWGPVAVPAGNYLVLGDNRNDSFDSHAWGFLPAANIIGKVYKIYWPPARIQPLN, encoded by the coding sequence ATGAAACCTTCTAAGTTAAAGCAGCCGGCAAAAAGAGAGAATAAAGAACCTTGGCTGGCTGTTAATTTATCCCTATTTTTTCCGGGCATTGGTCAACTTTATGCCGGCAAACTTTTAAAAGGGATAATTTTCATAGTTATTCAAGTTACCTTGATTCTAATTGCTGCCTGGTCAATTTTTAGTCCCACTGGTAACACAGTAGCCGGGATTAGCTTTTTAGCCTTCATGGTTGTTATCTACATTTTAAATCTTTTTGATGCCCACAATAGTATCAAAAAAAACAAACCTCAGAAAGCAAACAAAGTTTCTGTAAAACAATCTCCTACTTATTCATCCTTTACCCTTCATCGTTCATCCGCTATCAAAGACCTTTGGTTTGCGGTTTTTTTATCCCAAATTTTGCCGGGTATTGGTCATTTATACATAGAAAAAATATTTCTGGGGGGAATTTTTCTCATTTCTATCATTATTTTCTCAAATTTGTCTGTATTTTTCTGGCCCTTGCGAGCAGTTACTGCAATTATTTCTGCAACTGCCTGTTATCACGTTTATCTCGTCTACCCCAAAAAATCTAGAAAATCAAGGCAGTTAATTAAGCAAGTTGTCATTGCGATTATTATATTTAAACTAACAGCGGCATTCCTGCCGATTTTGATTGAACAACAGGTTGAAAAATTTACAATTCCTAGCAATTCAATGCTGCCGACGCTGCAACCTGGAGATAAAATATTTGTACATCAATCTAATAATTATAGTCCTGAACAAGGTGATTTAATTGTCTTTAACCCTCCCCAAGAAAACCGATACTCAGAAGCAAATAAAAATGAATTCTTTGTCAAGCGAGTGATCGGTAAACCGGGGGAAACTGTTCAAATCAGCAATGGGGTTGTTTATATCAATAATCAACCTTTGAAAGAAGATTATATTGCGGAATCGGCTGCTTATCAATGGGGACCAGTAGCTGTGCCAGCCGGCAACTATTTGGTTCTAGGAGACAATCGCAATGATAGTTTTGACTCTCATGCTTGGGGCTTTTTGCCGGCAGCCAATATTATCGGCAAAGTCTATAAAATTTATTGGCCTCCAGCCCGCATCCAACCTTTAAACTAA
- a CDS encoding histone deacetylase produces the protein MDLPIVYHPDYVVPLPAGHRFPMPKFRQLYEMLLADGVAHPEQFHVPVLPPLEWIKLVHDPSYVQAYCEGTLDAKAQRRIGLPWSSALANRTCIAVGGTILTAKLAMNAGLACNTAGGTHHAFPNFGSGFCIFNDLAISARVLQKLGLVSKVLIVDLDVHQGDGTAVIFQDDPSVFTFSMHCAINFPGTKQKSDLDVPLPMGMEDDDYLQTLDKYLPDLLSEVKPDLVLYDAGVDTHAGDHLGKLAMTDTGLFRRDMQVLTTCVAAGYPVACVIGGGYSEDMKGLVYRHSLLHRAASQVYRLCRL, from the coding sequence ATGGATCTGCCAATTGTTTATCATCCAGATTACGTCGTACCGCTGCCGGCAGGACATCGTTTTCCCATGCCGAAGTTTCGGCAACTTTACGAGATGCTTTTGGCGGATGGAGTGGCGCATCCGGAACAATTTCATGTGCCGGTGTTGCCTCCCCTAGAGTGGATTAAACTGGTTCATGATCCTAGCTATGTTCAGGCATACTGTGAGGGAACGCTGGATGCCAAGGCGCAGCGGCGGATTGGGTTGCCTTGGAGTTCCGCGCTGGCAAATCGCACCTGCATTGCGGTGGGAGGTACAATTCTCACGGCAAAGTTGGCGATGAATGCCGGCTTGGCGTGCAATACTGCCGGTGGTACACATCATGCGTTTCCCAATTTTGGTTCAGGTTTTTGTATTTTTAATGATCTAGCGATTTCTGCCCGTGTTTTGCAAAAATTAGGGCTAGTTAGCAAAGTTTTAATTGTGGATTTAGATGTGCATCAGGGAGACGGCACTGCTGTTATTTTTCAAGATGATCCTAGTGTGTTTACGTTTTCCATGCACTGTGCGATTAATTTTCCTGGAACGAAGCAAAAGAGCGATCTAGATGTACCGCTGCCGATGGGTATGGAGGATGATGATTACTTACAAACTTTGGATAAGTATTTACCAGATTTATTGTCGGAAGTAAAGCCAGATTTGGTACTTTATGATGCCGGCGTTGATACTCATGCTGGCGATCATTTGGGCAAGTTGGCAATGACAGACACGGGTTTGTTTCGGCGAGATATGCAGGTTTTGACCACTTGCGTTGCTGCCGGCTATCCGGTTGCTTGTGTAATTGGTGGTGGTTATTCTGAGGATATGAAAGGGTTAGTTTACCGGCATTCCCTACTTCATCGGGCTGCTAGTCAAGTCTACAGGCTATGTCGGCTTTGA
- a CDS encoding SDR family oxidoreductase, with amino-acid sequence MVSLQEKIVFITGASSGIGSACARMFAQAGAKLILSARRQDRLEQLATELSEKFGTQSHLLQLDVRDRVQVESTLSSLPTSWEAIDILINNAGLSRGLSKLHEGSIQDWEEMLDTNVKGLLYVTRTVVPGMVRRGRGHVVNIGSIAGRQAYPGGNVYCASKAAVRAISEGLKQDLLGTPVRVTEIEPGLVETEFSIVRFHGDSDRANKVYQDLTPLTAEDIADVVFFCATRPAHVNISELLIVPTDQATATLVHRRS; translated from the coding sequence ATGGTTTCTCTCCAAGAAAAAATTGTTTTTATCACTGGCGCGAGTAGTGGCATTGGCTCAGCTTGTGCCAGAATGTTTGCCCAAGCCGGTGCCAAATTAATTTTGAGTGCACGGCGTCAAGATCGGCTCGAACAATTGGCAACAGAATTAAGTGAAAAATTTGGCACGCAATCTCATTTATTACAATTAGATGTGCGAGATCGTGTTCAAGTTGAATCCACACTTTCCAGTTTGCCGACTTCTTGGGAAGCGATAGATATTCTGATTAATAATGCTGGGCTTAGTCGCGGTTTAAGTAAACTTCATGAGGGCAGCATTCAAGATTGGGAAGAAATGCTGGATACCAATGTTAAAGGCTTGCTCTACGTCACGCGAACTGTTGTTCCGGGAATGGTACGCCGGGGTCGGGGTCATGTAGTGAATATTGGCTCGATTGCCGGTCGTCAGGCTTATCCGGGGGGCAATGTTTACTGCGCTTCTAAAGCGGCTGTTCGGGCAATTTCTGAAGGGTTAAAACAAGATTTGTTAGGGACGCCGGTGCGAGTAACAGAAATTGAACCGGGTTTAGTTGAAACAGAATTTAGTATTGTGCGGTTTCATGGAGATAGCGACCGCGCTAACAAAGTTTACCAAGATTTGACTCCGCTCACCGCAGAAGATATTGCTGATGTAGTGTTTTTCTGTGCCACCAGACCGGCTCATGTTAATATCAGCGAACTGTTGATTGTTCCTACCGATCAGGCAACTGCAACGCTTGTTCACCGGCGAAGTTGA
- a CDS encoding PstS family phosphate ABC transporter substrate-binding protein yields MSQKNETAVLILSLLITVGLVGAGLWWFLQRSGTNSGGSAPSNQPAQTSRQSFAQVQDVPAGLFSYGGSTSWAPIRLTADPAIQVARPEFKLRYIDPIGEPPGSSTGIRMLLDGQMAFSQSSRPLRDTEFQQAQQRGFSLKQVPVAIDGLAVAVNPTLTISGLTLAQLKDIYTGKIDNWSQVGGPNLNIIPFTRPADTGGTVELFVEEILGGQAFGPNVKFVPNTTQALGQLADSPGGIYFASAPEVVPQCTIKPLPIGRLAGEFVPPYQEPLVPAEQCPKQRNQLNLQAFQQGRYPITRSLFVAIKQNGQIEQQAGEAYANLLLTVQGQELISQAGFVRIR; encoded by the coding sequence ATGTCACAGAAAAATGAAACCGCTGTTCTCATCTTGTCCCTGCTGATCACCGTTGGGTTGGTAGGTGCCGGCCTTTGGTGGTTCCTCCAGCGTTCTGGCACAAATTCAGGGGGTAGTGCCCCATCCAATCAGCCGGCGCAAACCAGCCGCCAGAGTTTTGCCCAAGTGCAAGATGTCCCAGCCGGCCTGTTTAGCTATGGGGGCAGCACCTCTTGGGCACCGATTCGACTTACAGCAGATCCAGCAATTCAAGTGGCTAGACCTGAGTTTAAACTGCGCTACATCGATCCGATTGGTGAGCCACCCGGTTCTAGCACCGGCATTCGGATGTTACTTGATGGCCAAATGGCCTTCTCTCAATCCTCCAGACCGCTCCGCGACACTGAGTTTCAGCAGGCGCAGCAGCGAGGGTTCAGCCTCAAACAAGTTCCCGTAGCCATTGATGGATTAGCAGTTGCCGTTAACCCCACCCTCACCATCAGCGGTTTAACACTCGCTCAACTTAAAGATATTTACACGGGCAAGATTGATAACTGGAGCCAAGTTGGAGGGCCAAATCTCAACATCATCCCCTTTACACGCCCAGCAGATACCGGCGGCACCGTTGAACTGTTTGTCGAAGAAATCTTAGGAGGTCAAGCTTTTGGGCCAAACGTTAAATTTGTCCCCAATACCACTCAAGCCCTAGGCCAGCTTGCTGATAGCCCAGGAGGAATTTACTTTGCCTCCGCACCAGAAGTTGTTCCGCAATGTACGATTAAGCCTCTGCCAATTGGCCGGCTTGCCGGTGAATTTGTCCCACCCTACCAAGAACCGCTTGTGCCGGCAGAACAGTGCCCCAAGCAGCGAAACCAGCTAAATCTTCAAGCGTTTCAGCAAGGTCGATACCCGATCACCCGCAGTTTATTTGTCGCCATCAAACAAAATGGCCAAATCGAACAGCAAGCCGGTGAAGCTTACGCAAATTTGTTGCTCACCGTTCAGGGACAAGAACTAATTTCTCAGGCAGGGTTTGTCAGAATTCGTTAA